From Mucilaginibacter gotjawali:
CATTATAACTGTGATCAGCATTAGCAAAAAGAGAAAGCTTTTGATGCCATTTATTTCCATCCCGGGTTTTAGGATAAGGTTTCTTACCGGAACGCTAATTAATAACAGAAGGGAAATCAGGAAAACAAAGGCCAGGGCTAATTGGGCGCCAATACCCAGCGGAAATCTTTTATGCTCTCCGTTAAAGAATCTTATTATATCGTACAAAAACAAAATATTCCAAATCAAAAGGACCGCGATTGCAGCTGATTTCTTCACGGGGAAACTGCCGCCGGTCTGAGCAGTTACTACTTTAACAGCTACGTCGGCAGGAATGGGATTTGCATTTACTAAAAAACCAGTTTGCTCTATTTTCCTGATCAACGTTTCAGGGCTTCCAAAAGTCCAGAAAATCACTTTGGCGTTATATCCCGGTACCGTATGATTGATTTTTATACCCTGCCCTAAAACCGGGATTAATGTATAAGGTTCAATACTAGTGATGTCTGAAGGTCTAAAAACAAGGTCTCCGATAATAGATGCCTTTAGTTGTAAAGTTTGCCGGTTAACAATTAATGTTGCCATAGGCCAGGTGGCATTTGCCATTCCAATCCTTGCCCCGCCTGTCTCCCTGATCTCCTCCATTTGAATGTTTCGTTTTTGATTATCGTATATATAACTATACCTCTTAATGCGCGAAACGCCGCAGCTTCCACATACCAAAAGGATTATTAAACAGCTTGTTGTCGCTGTAAAACTGATTAATTTCTTCGGTAATCAAATACCGGGCAGATTGAAGACCGGGCTGGAAAAATTCATTTTGATGGATGACGGGCTTATCAAAAACCTGGTAATACCCAAACACATTGATCAGGTCCACCGCCTTTTGAAGTTCTTCGCCGCAAACCAGTATGTCTTTCAGGCCCAGGTTATGCATCCCGCGGGAGAAGACAATATTTCTTTCGTCAATGAATGAATTCGTTACAAACATTTCAAACAAGTCAGCCTCAACAAAATTGATGAGGTATTTAAGCCATTTTTGCTGCTCAAACGCTTTACCTGTAGTATCTATCCGAATCCCAAGGCCGCCTGCTTTAAGTATCGCGGCACCGGCAAGCGCTATTTGGTGTGCCTCGTTAAAGCTACCGGTTTTGCCGGTAATGTAGATGACATAATTATGGTTCCTGATTTTACTTAACCCGACGGTCGTGATGCCCGTAGTCTTCCCCAATCTTTCGAATGATTCGGCCATGTTTTCATCCTGCTCTTTTATTTCAAATTTGTAAAATTGCGCGGCCTGCGGGTGGATGAGCAGATCTCCAACTACCATGTAAGTGCCTTCGTTTACAGAGAAAACGGTATTGGCAATATCCTCAACATCTTTCCAGATACCGGGAATACACAAAACGGTATCGCAGGCAACAACAGGCGGGCATACCGCTTGCCTGATTTTTTTAGTAAAGGGCCACATAATTAATTAGGGTAAAACATATCAAACCTGGGTTTGAATTTATTGTTAAATCCTAAATAATAAATAGTTAACCGGATGAATTTTATCCACAAAAAAACCGCCAGCAAAAGGCGGTTCTTCAATTACCAGGTAATTGTTAACAATCTTATCTGGTATTTAATTTATCCAGAAACAAAAACCGGTCGGCATCTGTCTCCGGTTCAAGCTGAGTATTTACATCTATGTTCATATAGTAAACAGGGCTTCCCTTGCTATTTGGTTTCCATTTCGGTACGATCTTTCCGTTAGGGTTGCCGGTTTTTATAAAATTGGCGAAGTATTCCTCCATGGTTGCCGAAACTTTATAATCGTCCGGGGTCCAGGCATAAGTTTTATTGGAGCTTAAGTTTCCCAGGGCAAACTCAATTTCGGAAGCATGTGAGGCGCCAACCATAGGCGCAGGCAACTTCCCTGTGTTTTCAGTAGTCTTACCCACTTCCGGCGGCCGCGGGCACGAGAAAATATAACGGTACACAGGTTTGCCACTTGTTTTAGCTTGCATATCGGCCCATTTCCAGGTACCATAAACTATAAAATTATCACTGGCCAGCGCAGTAGCTGATTTGATCACCTCATCCTGGGTATTACCCGGAAAAAGTTTTAATACCATAGTGGAATCGGCCCCATACCGCTCTTTAATCTTTTTCGCATAGTTCTCAGGTGTGGGCATATCACCACCGGTAAATGCCTGGTACGGCACTTCTGCAGAATTCCAGCCAACCATCACCGGTACGTGCATTTCTTCACCGGCTTCCAAAGTTTCAATAGGTTGTTTAGTGAAAAAATAGCCGTCAATCAGGTTGGGGAATCTCCATGCACCAGGCTTGGATGCCAAATCGAGTAATTGCGAAGCGGTCAGTGCGCGGAGCTCTGCCAGCGATCCCGCGCCGGCGGTTTTAGCAAATGCAGCGCCGCTGCTTTCGCCATTGGTTAAAGTGCTCATCTTTCCAAAACCACCACTTTCACCAATTGCTCCGGAAAACAATCCTTTTGATAAAGGTGAGAGCACCTGGGCACAAACCGAAAATGAGCCTGCCGATTCGCCGGCAATAGTGACCTTTTCAGGATCACCCCCAAATGCGGCAATATTGGCTTTTACCCAAAGCAGCGCTGCATGCTGGTCGAGCAATCCATAGTTTCCCGATGCATTGTGCGGGGATTCCTTAGTAAGTTCGGGATGCGCGAAGAATCCAAAAATGCCCAAACGATAGCTTATGGTAACGGTAACTATTCCTTTTTGTGCCAAGCTCTCTCCGTCGTATCGTGATTCGGAGCCATCCCCGGCAACAAATCCGCCACCATAAAAATATACCAATACCGGCCGCTTGGTTTCAGACGGAGTTGCAGGCGCCCAAACATTCAGGTAGAGGCAGTCTTCGCTCATGGTATCGGCACGAAAGATCATATCACTGAAGATGTGTTTCTGCATTGGCATATGGCTAAAATGATCGGCTTTTAATACGCCATTCCAATTGGCCGGTGGCTGCGGTTCTTTCCAGCGCAGGTTTCCAACCGGCGGCAGCGCGTAAGGAATGCCTTTGTAACTGTTAATACCGGTAGAAGGATTATAAATACCCGTTAGTTGCCCATTGCTGATGGTAACCTGCGAATTTTGCTGGGCAAAGGCCGGCGCGAAAAATACCAGAGCAGTGAGGAATGCAATTATTGATTTCATGTTGTTTATAATGGTTTAAAGAAGTGTTTTTGGATGGATATGTTATAAAATCCGATAGCTGATAAAATCTCATTATTGCTATTGTAACATAATGATACAATAATAATTGCTAATTTTGATATTAGCAATACAATTACCGAAAAAACTTTACAATGAGCAATAAACCGGCTGATGAAATAAATGAGAACGGAACTGGATTTATAAAAAATGTAGCCATTGACACTGTTATATTTGGATTTCATGATAACCTGCTTAGGGTTTTATTATCGGCATATAAAAACACGAACTATTTTGCACTGCCGGGTGGTTTCATCAGAGAAAAGGAAAATCTGCACGATGCTGCACGAAGAGTTGCATCCGAAAGAACGGGCCTTGATGATATTTACCTGGAGCAATTTTATGTGTTTGGTGATTATTCACGTTATGACCCTCAACCATTTAAAGTCATAATGGAAGCAAATGGAAATAGGCCCTCTGAAAGCCATTGGCTTTTGCAAAGGTTTATCTCTATTGGTTATTACGCCCTGGTTGATTTTACCAGGGCCACACCCACGCCGGCTGCAATTTTTGATAGCTGTAATTGGTACGACCTGAACAATATGCCGGAATTGATACAGGATCATTCAAAAATTATTACCAAAGCGCTTGAAGTGCTCAGGGCAAACCTTGATCATAAAGTTGTGGGGTATAATTTGCTGCCGGAAAGTTTTACCATGGGTGAATTGCAGAAATTATACGAAACCATTTTATCAAAAAAACTGCTGCGCCCTGCTTTTCAGCGTAAAATGTTAAGTTTGTGTATATTAGAGCGGGTTGCAAAAAAATATTCAGGCGGGGCTCATAAGGCGCCTTATTTATATAGGTTTGTTACTGGAGAATAATTTTTAACGTTTGAAATGATAACGCCGCAGGTATTATAAGTCATCTGCGCAAAAAGTACGTGCTGCAGTTTATATTTAAACTTATTTATATGCAAAACATATTAACAACAGCACTGTTTACTCATTTAAAAAAAATCATTTTTACAAAGTTGTATTAAAGAGTATGGTTAAAAAAGTACCTGAAGGCGGATATAAGGATATTTTTAACTGCAGCCCGGCAACCATACTTGTAATGGACATAGATGCTCCATTTTATACCATTCTTGATGTTAATGAGGCTTATCTTAATGCCACAAACAGTACCCGCGAAGAATTGGTTGGTAAATCAGTGTTTGGGGCATTTCCTGCAAATCCAACAGATGAGGTATCCAAAAACATAGAAAGAACCATTTTTTCGTTTGAGCAGGCCATCCAAACCAAAAAATCGCATACCATGTACAATTACAGGTATGATATTCCGATACGGGGAACAGATAAATTTGAAGAGCGCTGGTGGACAACAACCAATACCCCCATATTGGATGAGCGGGGAGACGTAGTTTACTTTATTCACTCACCGGCAAATGTAACCGAACTGATTAAGTTGGGAGAGAGGGAGAAGGCGGGGGTTGAGGCGCTTAAAAATCAACGCAAACAGTTGTATTCAACGTTTATGCAGGCTCCGGTAGGGATAGCAATTTTCAAAGGGCCAGACTACGTTGTTGAACTGATAAACCCGCCGCTATGCGAGCTTTATGGGCAAACGCCGGAAGGGATGATTGGGAAGCCTGTTTTTGAGGTGCTTACCCACGCAAAAGGCTTGGGGTTTGAAGAATTACTTGATGATGTTCGCCTTACCGGCAAACCGTTCAGGGGGCACGACCTGCCGGCGCCAATATACCGAAACGGCAAATTAGAAACTGTTTACCTCGATTTCGTTTATGAGCCATTCAGGGAAGATGACGGTTCTATCAGCGGTGTAATAGCTGTTGCTACAGAAGTTACCGAACAGGTTTATGCCAGGCAACAGTTAGAAGAAGCCGAAGAACGCGCTAGGCTGGCGGTTGACGCGGTTGGCCTGGGAACATTTGACCTGAATCTGTTGACAGGCGAAATGATCACATCCAAACAATTTGCCAATATTTTTGGCTATGACGAACCTGTTTCACGGCATGAATATGTAAAGGTTTTTCATCCGGCTGATTTAGAATCGAGAAAAAAAGCTCATGAGGCCGCGCTGGATGCGGGCAAGCTGCTTTATGAAGCCCGTGTAATATGGCCTGATAAAAGTACCCATTGGGTTAAGGTTGAAGGTAAAGTGTATTATGATACTGCGGGAAAAGCGCTTCGCATTTTAGGCACATTATTAGACATAACCGGGCAAAAAAAGGCGAAGGAGGCATTGGCAGAAAGTGAACAATTGTTAAGAAGCATCACATCAGCAGCACCAACTACCTTATGGATGTCTGATGAGTATGGTTTGATTACCTACGTAAATCAAACCTGGATTGACTGGACGGGTATGCCATTTGAAGCACATATCGGCACAAAGTGGACCGGCCATATCGTTGAAGAAGATAAGGAAAATGCAGCTGAGAAGTTTGAAAACGCACTTTTAAACAGGAGTATGTACGAAGTGGAATTTCGCATTAACCATATTGACGGAACCACGCACTGGTGTGTAGCTAACGGGAGGCCCCAGTACCGGAGGGATGGGAGTTTTTCGGGTTATATAGGCGCTTGTGTGGATATCACCGAGCAAAAATACATGCAACAGCAAAAGGATGATTTTATAGGCATTGCCAGCCATGAATTAAAGACGCCCGTAACAAGCCTGAAAGCGTATACGCAGGTGCTGGAAAGGATGCTGCAAAAAAAAGGCGACGTCAGGGAAGCGGAAATGATAGGCAGAATGGACGGACAACTTAACCGCTTAACCAGCCTGATAGGTGATTTGCTGGATGTAACTAAAATTAACAGCGGCAAGCTCCAGTTTAATAACCAGGAATTTGATTTTAACACGGCCCTGGAAGATCTGCTGGAAGATTTGCAGCGTACCACAACCAAACATACTATTGTTAAAAAACTGGTGCCGGCAGGCCTTATTCATGGCGATAAAGAGCGTATTGGCCAGGTGATTACAAACCTTGTAACCAATGCTATTAAATATTCGCCGCATTCGGATAAGATAATTGTATACACTACTATTAACGATAATGAGCTAACACTTTGTGTACAGGATTTTGGAATAGGGATTGCTAAGAAAAACCTTAATAAGGTTTTTGAACAGTTTTACCGTGTGAGCGGCGAAATGCAACACACTTTTCCGGGTTTAGGCCTGGGTTTATACATTTCTTCGGAAATAATAAAACGGGAAGGCGGAAGAATATGGGTTACCAGCGAGGAAGGGAAAGGATCAACTTTTTGTTTCGCATTGCCAATAGCAAACAGGAACAAATAGAATTACGAGCTTTAACCAAATCAGATGAAAATATTTGCCGATAAAAATGACAAAGACTAAAAGAATAATGATAGCGGATGACGACCCCGGCATATTGGACGCGGTCGGTCTTATACTGGAATTTGAAGGCTATGAAGTGCATAGTACACTTAACGGCTCGGCAATATTAAGTATGGCTTCTGAATTTCCGGACCTTTTGTTGCTGGATATATGGATGTCCGGCGCGGATGGGAGAGATATTTGCAAAAAGCTTAAACAGGATCCGGCAACTTGCAATATACCGGTCGTATTGATCTCTGCCAGTAAGGATATTGAGCGTTCAGCATTAGATGCCGGTGCCGATGATTTTTTGGAAAAACCATTTGAAATGGATGTTTTATTGCAGAAAATTGAGAACCAATTAAAAAAGACTGGGTAATCAAGTTGTCGATAGCTCTGTCTTATAATAAAGACGCCATTTCAACAATAATAAACAATGCGGTGATCTTTTTCTGCCCTGTGTCATAAACCGTATTATTTTCGATAAATATTTTAAGGGTTAATTACAATGGGGGGCGATGAAATTATACTTGAAACCGAACGGTTAATATTCCGGCAGACAACGATTGAAGACCTTGACGCTTATTGTGATATGGAAGCTGACCCTGATGTACGCAGGTTTGTTGGCGGCAAGCCGCGCTCGCGGGAAGAAGCGGAGAAACGGTTTTTACCCTCGCTGCAGCCGGCAACAAACGGATTGCATATGTGGGCCGCAGTTTTGAAGCGCGGGAACAAGTACGTCGGTCGCTGTGGGATTTACCCTCATTTTGATGGGAACGGCGAACCCATCCCCGGCGAAGCATCATTTGGCGTTTACCTGGCTAAAGCGTGGTGGGGCATGGGCCTGGCTACCGAGGCGGGCCGCGCATTTTTGAAATATGGCTTTGAACAACTCAATCTCGACCGTATTGTGACCATGATACAAGTAGGCAATGATGCCTCGGTGAGGGTAGTTGAAAAAATTGGATTTGAGCTGATGATGATTGAAAAAGGAGAGTGGCGGGATTTTTATCATTTTGCGATAAACAGGCATAGGTTTGATAACTTTACCAATATTGTCAAATCATTATAGGCCAGGTAATTGCACGTGGTTAGCCATGGCTTTCTTGACAGAAAAGCGTTTCCAGTTATAAACAACGTTAGCCTTATAAACCGGTTTGTATGAAAAGAGCCCCAATTACTTTAACCGCAACGATCCAGTGCCATACAATACATATTATCCAAGAAGATACTTAAAGAATCCTATGAACCTGATGTGTCTGTCATCAATAATAAAAACTTTAAAAGTATTACTATTATCACTAAAGCACAGTTGGCAAAAGTATACGGGATTTTGGATAAGGATTAAGGCGTAATTATCCTGGCTGATACGCATGTAAATAGAAAAACAGATATTCCATTTTAATTTCAAGGCAGCAAATGACTCAATAGTCGCAACTTTTTCTGAAATTAGCAGCCGATGAATATTGAACTGTTTATTCCGTGTTTTATTGACCAGCTATTTCCGGAAACTGCTTTTAATACGATAAAAGTGCTCGAGAAAGCGGGCTGTACGGTAAAATATAATCCTGCACAAACCTGCTGCGGACAGCCGGCTTTTAACGCAGGTTTCTGGGATGATGCCAAAGCGGTGGGCAGTAAGTTTTTAAATGATTTTTCGGAAGACAGTGTGATCGTTTCTCCATCTGCTTCCTGCACCGGAATGGTGAAAAACTATTATAACGATTTGTTTACCAATACTGCTGCACACAATAAATGCCGGGCCATACAGGGCAATATTTATGAGCTTTCTGATTTTTTGGTGAATATCCTCCAGTTTGATTATTTCGGTGCTGAGCTTGACGGCAAAGCGGTTTATCACGACAGCTGCGCCGGCCTGCGTGAATGCAAGATAAAAGACGAGCCCCGCCAGCTTTTATCAAAAGTACTCGGACTCGAGCTGATCGACATGAAGGACGAAGAAACCTGCTGTGGTTTCGGCGGTACCTTTGCCGTTAAATTCGATGCTATTTCAACAGCTATGGCGCAGCAAAAGGTGGATAATGCTATTGCCGCCGATGCTGATTATATTATATCAACCGATGCATCCTGCCTGATGCACCTGCAAAGCTATATCGATAAAAACGAACTCCCGTTAAAAACCTACCACCTTGCCGATGTATTGGCAAAAGGGTGGGGGAACATATGATCCGGATGAAGTTGATTTTTGTAACGGACACTGCAAAAATCAATTTAACTGTTCCAATCAGGTAAAACAGCCGTTAACACAATGATTTGTTTCAGAAACCGTAAGGCTGGCTACTGCCCGGGTTTGATTCGTTAATAACTTTCTCATTGCTGAAATTTAACAATTCCATTAATAAGGCCGGCCACCCGCCGGGCAATTGTTGCGCCTCACCATTTTAATTCCATAAATGGTTTCCTTTAAAGTCATATTCTTTAATAAAATATTTATTAAAACAATATTTCATTAATAGTGTTTTAATCAAAATAATATTTTGCAATTAATGAAATATTGGAACTTATATTTGACTTATATCGCAACCGCCAGATATCACATGATATGGAAAAAAGAACAACTACGGATGACTTAATTATTGCCAATCTTGAACTTGCTTTTCAAAAGAAAGAGAAAGGGAAACGTGCCAAAGAACTGATAGTTGCCAATAAAGAACTTGCTTTTCAGAATAAGGAAAAAGGAAAACGCGCTGAAGAATTAATTGTTGCCAACAAGGAACTTGCTTTTCAGAATAAGGAAAAAGATAAAAGGGCTGAAGAGTTAATTATTGCCAACAAGGAACTTGCTTTTCAAAACAAAGAAAAAGGAAAACGCGCGAAAGAGCTGGTGATTGCCAACAAAGAGCTGGCTTACCAGAATAAAGAGAAAGGAGAGCGCGCTAAAGAACTGGTAATAGCCGATAAGGAGCTGGCTTTTCAAACCAAGGAGAAAGGCAAGCGCGCCGAAGAACTGGTGATAGCCGATAAGGAATTGGCTTTTCAAACCAAGGAGAAAGGCAAGAGGGCCGAAGAGCTGGTGATAGCCAATGAAGAGCTTGCTTTTCAGAATGAAGAAAAAGGCAAACGGGCTGAAGAGCTGGTTATTGCCAATAAGGAACTTGCTTTTCAAAATAAAGAAAAGGGCCAGCGTGCTAAAGAATTGATCATCGCTAACGAAGAACTTGTTTTTCAAAATGAAGAAAAGGAGAAACGTGCGGATGAACTGATTGTTGCTAATAATGAACTGGCTTTTCAAAACAGGGAAAAAGAAAGGCGCGCTGATGAACTGATCATTGCTAACAAAGAGCTTGCCTTTCAGAACACAGAAAAAGAAAAGCTCGCCAATGAACTGGTCATTGCCAATAAGGAGCTGGCCTATCAAAATAAAGAAAAAGAAAAGCGTGCGGATGAACTTGGCATTGCGAATAAGGAACTTGCATTTCAGAACCTGGAAAAAGAAATGAGGGCTGAGGAATTAAGTATTGCCAATAAGGAACTTGCCTTTCAAAATCATGAGAAAGAAAAACGTGCGGACGAACTGATCATCGCTAACAAGGAACTTGCTTTTCAAAACACAGAAAAAGGGAAACGCGCCGAAGAACTGATCATCGCCAATAAGGAGCTGGCGTTTCAAAACAAGGAGAAAGAAAAAATTGCAAATGAGCTGATCATCGCTAATGATGAGCTGGCGTTTCAGAATAACGAGAAAGAAAAACGCGCAAATGAACTCGTTATAGCAAATAACGAACTTTTCTTTCAAAATCATGAGAAAGAGAAAAGGGCCGACGAACTAATTATCGCCAACAAAGAACTTGCTTTTCAAAACAAAGAAAAAGAAAAAAGGGCTGCGGAACTGATTGTTGCAAACAAAGAACTGGATCTAAGCATTAAGCAGCTGACCGAGAGTGAGGACCTGGTGAGGCTGATAGTTGAGAACGTGAGGGACTACTCGATCATTATGCTTGATGCGGATGGAATTATTAAAAATTGGAATAAAGGATCTGAACGGATCAATGGATACCTGGCGGGCGAGATCATAGGAAAACATGACGCCGTTTTTTATACCAGCGAGGAAAATAAGCAAAAGATACCCGAGCTGAATTTAAAACGGGCTCAAAAAAATGGATGGTACCGCACCGAAGGCTGGAGGGTTAGGAAAGACGGATCACAATTTTTTGCTGACATCGTTTTTACGGCCCTGCATGATAAAAACGGGGTTTTGCGGGGTTATTCAAAGATTAGCCACGATATCACAGAGCAAAAAAAGGCCGAAAGTGATATTCTTAAATTCAGTGAAGAACTTGAGCAAAAAGTTATAGAACGTACAGCACAGCTTGAGTTGGCCAATAAAGAACTTGGTTCATTTTCCTATTCTGTATCACACGATTTAAGGGCGCCCATAAGGGCCATTAACGGGTATGCGAAAATACTGGAGGAGGATTACGGCAAAAAGCTCGATCCGGACGGGGCCATGGCGTTAAACTCTATCATCCGTAACTCAAAAAAAATGGGGCAGCTGATTGATGATCTGTTAGCATTTTCAAAATTAGGAAGAAAGGAAGTAACAGTATCAAATATCAATATGAAGATACTCGTTAAATCCATACAGGACGAGTTGTTGTTTGATGACAAGGACAACAATATTGTTTTCAATATAAAAACGCTCCTTCCCGCAAAGGGAGATCAATCGCTGATCAAGCAGGTTTGGATCAACCTGATCACCAACGCCATTAAGTATTCAAAATACAAACCCAAAACCTATATTGAAATAGGGGCCCATGAAAAAAACCATCAGGTTGTTTATTATGTAAAAGACCATGGTGCCGGATTTGACATGAAATACTATGATAAACTTTTTGGCGTTTTCCAGCGCCTTCATTCACAAGAAGAATTTGAAGGCACAGGTATAGGCCTGGCGATTGTTCAAAAAGTAGTTAGCCGGCACAAAGGAAACGTGTGGGCCGAGTCTGTACTAAATGAAGGCGCAACCTTTTATTTCAGCTTACCTGATATTAATTCTTAAACCCCGAAAAACATGCCTTTTAACGAAGTTGAAATTTTATTTGCCGAAGACAGTTCGGACGACGCGATGCTTACCATACGGGCGCTAAAAAAGAGCGGCTTTGCGAATAAGCTCCATCATGTAATCAATGGCGCCGAGGCGCTTGATTTTCTTTACCGCAGGGGGATTTACGCCGAGCGGAATTTAAATGGAAACCCAAAACTCATCCTCCTTGACCTTAAAATGCCGAAAATGTCAGGAATGGAAGTGCTGGAAAAGATAAAAGCAGACCCGGTACTTAAAGGTATCCCTGTGGTAATTCTTACCTCATCCAAAGAAGACCCGGACATTCAAAGATGTTACGCACTCGGGGCAAACAGCTATATCGCGAAACCCGTTGAAAGTGAAAATTTTTTTAACGTGATTAAAGAGATTGGTTTGTATTGGATGGTTTTGAGCCAATTGCCACTTTAATTTAAACTAAATCAAATATCGTAAGTCAGACCTATATTATTTACATTTCCGTAGCTGACAAGCCGTTGATAATAAAAATGTTATGATAGCCGAAACATTTAAAGTACTGATTGTTGAAGATGACCCTTATGACGCCGATCTTTTATTACGTGAATTAAAGAAAAGCCATTTTAATTTTACCAGCAAAATAGTTGAAACAAAAGAGTCATTTGAAAATGCTCTTGAAAATTTCTTGCCTGATATAATCTTGTCCGATTACTCGCTGCCAAAGTTTGACGGTGTTAGCGCTTTT
This genomic window contains:
- a CDS encoding carboxylesterase/lipase family protein; its protein translation is MKSIIAFLTALVFFAPAFAQQNSQVTISNGQLTGIYNPSTGINSYKGIPYALPPVGNLRWKEPQPPANWNGVLKADHFSHMPMQKHIFSDMIFRADTMSEDCLYLNVWAPATPSETKRPVLVYFYGGGFVAGDGSESRYDGESLAQKGIVTVTISYRLGIFGFFAHPELTKESPHNASGNYGLLDQHAALLWVKANIAAFGGDPEKVTIAGESAGSFSVCAQVLSPLSKGLFSGAIGESGGFGKMSTLTNGESSGAAFAKTAGAGSLAELRALTASQLLDLASKPGAWRFPNLIDGYFFTKQPIETLEAGEEMHVPVMVGWNSAEVPYQAFTGGDMPTPENYAKKIKERYGADSTMVLKLFPGNTQDEVIKSATALASDNFIVYGTWKWADMQAKTSGKPVYRYIFSCPRPPEVGKTTENTGKLPAPMVGASHASEIEFALGNLSSNKTYAWTPDDYKVSATMEEYFANFIKTGNPNGKIVPKWKPNSKGSPVYYMNIDVNTQLEPETDADRFLFLDKLNTR
- a CDS encoding response regulator codes for the protein MPFNEVEILFAEDSSDDAMLTIRALKKSGFANKLHHVINGAEALDFLYRRGIYAERNLNGNPKLILLDLKMPKMSGMEVLEKIKADPVLKGIPVVILTSSKEDPDIQRCYALGANSYIAKPVESENFFNVIKEIGLYWMVLSQLPL
- a CDS encoding ATP-binding protein, with amino-acid sequence MEKRTTTDDLIIANLELAFQKKEKGKRAKELIVANKELAFQNKEKGKRAEELIVANKELAFQNKEKDKRAEELIIANKELAFQNKEKGKRAKELVIANKELAYQNKEKGERAKELVIADKELAFQTKEKGKRAEELVIADKELAFQTKEKGKRAEELVIANEELAFQNEEKGKRAEELVIANKELAFQNKEKGQRAKELIIANEELVFQNEEKEKRADELIVANNELAFQNREKERRADELIIANKELAFQNTEKEKLANELVIANKELAYQNKEKEKRADELGIANKELAFQNLEKEMRAEELSIANKELAFQNHEKEKRADELIIANKELAFQNTEKGKRAEELIIANKELAFQNKEKEKIANELIIANDELAFQNNEKEKRANELVIANNELFFQNHEKEKRADELIIANKELAFQNKEKEKRAAELIVANKELDLSIKQLTESEDLVRLIVENVRDYSIIMLDADGIIKNWNKGSERINGYLAGEIIGKHDAVFYTSEENKQKIPELNLKRAQKNGWYRTEGWRVRKDGSQFFADIVFTALHDKNGVLRGYSKISHDITEQKKAESDILKFSEELEQKVIERTAQLELANKELGSFSYSVSHDLRAPIRAINGYAKILEEDYGKKLDPDGAMALNSIIRNSKKMGQLIDDLLAFSKLGRKEVTVSNINMKILVKSIQDELLFDDKDNNIVFNIKTLLPAKGDQSLIKQVWINLITNAIKYSKYKPKTYIEIGAHEKNHQVVYYVKDHGAGFDMKYYDKLFGVFQRLHSQEEFEGTGIGLAIVQKVVSRHKGNVWAESVLNEGATFYFSLPDINS
- a CDS encoding response regulator, whose product is MTKTKRIMIADDDPGILDAVGLILEFEGYEVHSTLNGSAILSMASEFPDLLLLDIWMSGADGRDICKKLKQDPATCNIPVVLISASKDIERSALDAGADDFLEKPFEMDVLLQKIENQLKKTG
- a CDS encoding PAS domain S-box protein; the protein is MVKKVPEGGYKDIFNCSPATILVMDIDAPFYTILDVNEAYLNATNSTREELVGKSVFGAFPANPTDEVSKNIERTIFSFEQAIQTKKSHTMYNYRYDIPIRGTDKFEERWWTTTNTPILDERGDVVYFIHSPANVTELIKLGEREKAGVEALKNQRKQLYSTFMQAPVGIAIFKGPDYVVELINPPLCELYGQTPEGMIGKPVFEVLTHAKGLGFEELLDDVRLTGKPFRGHDLPAPIYRNGKLETVYLDFVYEPFREDDGSISGVIAVATEVTEQVYARQQLEEAEERARLAVDAVGLGTFDLNLLTGEMITSKQFANIFGYDEPVSRHEYVKVFHPADLESRKKAHEAALDAGKLLYEARVIWPDKSTHWVKVEGKVYYDTAGKALRILGTLLDITGQKKAKEALAESEQLLRSITSAAPTTLWMSDEYGLITYVNQTWIDWTGMPFEAHIGTKWTGHIVEEDKENAAEKFENALLNRSMYEVEFRINHIDGTTHWCVANGRPQYRRDGSFSGYIGACVDITEQKYMQQQKDDFIGIASHELKTPVTSLKAYTQVLERMLQKKGDVREAEMIGRMDGQLNRLTSLIGDLLDVTKINSGKLQFNNQEFDFNTALEDLLEDLQRTTTKHTIVKKLVPAGLIHGDKERIGQVITNLVTNAIKYSPHSDKIIVYTTINDNELTLCVQDFGIGIAKKNLNKVFEQFYRVSGEMQHTFPGLGLGLYISSEIIKREGGRIWVTSEEGKGSTFCFALPIANRNK
- a CDS encoding (Fe-S)-binding protein, with product MNIELFIPCFIDQLFPETAFNTIKVLEKAGCTVKYNPAQTCCGQPAFNAGFWDDAKAVGSKFLNDFSEDSVIVSPSASCTGMVKNYYNDLFTNTAAHNKCRAIQGNIYELSDFLVNILQFDYFGAELDGKAVYHDSCAGLRECKIKDEPRQLLSKVLGLELIDMKDEETCCGFGGTFAVKFDAISTAMAQQKVDNAIAADADYIISTDASCLMHLQSYIDKNELPLKTYHLADVLAKGWGNI
- a CDS encoding NUDIX hydrolase, with the protein product MSNKPADEINENGTGFIKNVAIDTVIFGFHDNLLRVLLSAYKNTNYFALPGGFIREKENLHDAARRVASERTGLDDIYLEQFYVFGDYSRYDPQPFKVIMEANGNRPSESHWLLQRFISIGYYALVDFTRATPTPAAIFDSCNWYDLNNMPELIQDHSKIITKALEVLRANLDHKVVGYNLLPESFTMGELQKLYETILSKKLLRPAFQRKMLSLCILERVAKKYSGGAHKAPYLYRFVTGE
- a CDS encoding GNAT family N-acetyltransferase codes for the protein MGGDEIILETERLIFRQTTIEDLDAYCDMEADPDVRRFVGGKPRSREEAEKRFLPSLQPATNGLHMWAAVLKRGNKYVGRCGIYPHFDGNGEPIPGEASFGVYLAKAWWGMGLATEAGRAFLKYGFEQLNLDRIVTMIQVGNDASVRVVEKIGFELMMIEKGEWRDFYHFAINRHRFDNFTNIVKSL